A part of Nocardioides sp. WS12 genomic DNA contains:
- a CDS encoding phage holin family protein: protein MLAFLSRWAITAAAVALAAQLIDGIWFTGADTGRAEIEDKILPLLAVALISCAITSLVKPVLIFLSFPFILVTLGLFLLVLNALLLRLTAWLADVVDIGFRVDGFWPAVGGAIIISITTWFLDAMVGVEDD from the coding sequence ATGCTGGCCTTCCTCTCCCGATGGGCGATCACTGCGGCTGCGGTCGCGCTCGCCGCCCAACTCATCGACGGCATCTGGTTCACCGGCGCCGACACGGGGCGCGCGGAGATCGAGGACAAGATCCTCCCGCTGCTCGCGGTCGCCCTCATCTCGTGCGCGATCACCTCGCTGGTCAAGCCGGTCCTGATCTTCCTGTCGTTCCCGTTCATCCTCGTGACGCTCGGCCTGTTCCTGCTCGTCCTGAACGCCCTGCTCCTGCGCCTGACGGCCTGGCTGGCCGACGTCGTCGACATCGGCTTCCGCGTCGACGGGTTCTGGCCGGCCGTGGGCGGGGCGATCATCATCAGCATCACGACGTGGTTCCTCGACGCCATGGTGGGCGTCGAGGACGACTGA
- a CDS encoding low molecular weight protein-tyrosine-phosphatase — translation MASAPPPRTPGRYRITVVCLGNICRSPMADVVLSARVVAAGLDDAVEVVSAGTGGWHAGDPMDSRAAALLTSEGYDASRHRAQQVQPSWLDDFDLVLTMDRDNLRDVRGLAAGPVDGTRVRPFRDFDPEEPGGEVPDPYYGGTSGFRDVLTMVERTADVLVAEVTVALGH, via the coding sequence GTGGCGAGCGCTCCGCCGCCGCGCACGCCCGGCCGCTACCGGATCACTGTGGTCTGCCTGGGCAACATCTGCCGGTCCCCGATGGCCGACGTCGTCCTGTCCGCCCGCGTCGTCGCTGCAGGTCTGGACGATGCCGTCGAGGTCGTCAGTGCCGGCACGGGCGGCTGGCACGCCGGCGACCCGATGGACAGCCGGGCAGCCGCACTCCTCACCAGCGAGGGGTACGACGCCAGTCGGCACCGCGCCCAGCAGGTGCAGCCGTCGTGGCTCGATGACTTCGACCTCGTCCTCACCATGGACCGCGACAACCTGCGCGACGTGCGTGGCCTGGCCGCCGGCCCGGTCGACGGGACGCGGGTCCGGCCGTTCCGCGACTTCGATCCCGAGGAACCGGGTGGCGAAGTGCCCGACCCGTACTACGGCGGGACCTCCGGCTTCCGCGACGTCCTGACGATGGTCGAGCGCACCGCCGACGTACTGGTGGCCGAGGTCACCGTCGCACTCGGCCACTGA
- a CDS encoding 3-hydroxybutyryl-CoA dehydrogenase, with the protein MSIERVGVVGGGLMGSGIAEVCARAGKDVIVVESSPAAVEAARHRLENSLKKAESRGKIESADAVLNRIRVVDSLQELADRDLVIEAIVEDEKAKTDLFRQLDAIVTSPDALLASNTSSIPIMKLAVVTQRPSHVLGIHFFNPVPVLKLVELVPSLMTAPETVERARTFVEGDLGKNAIDCQDRAGFVVNALLVPFILSAIRMLESGFATAEDIDQGFVLGAAHPQGPLALADLIGLDTTRAIAESLYEEFKEPLYTAPPLLNRMVEAGLLGRKTGRGFYTYN; encoded by the coding sequence ATGAGCATCGAACGCGTCGGAGTGGTCGGAGGCGGCCTGATGGGGTCGGGCATCGCAGAGGTGTGCGCCCGCGCCGGCAAGGACGTGATCGTTGTCGAGTCCTCCCCCGCCGCCGTCGAAGCGGCCCGGCACCGCCTGGAGAACTCGCTGAAGAAGGCGGAGAGCCGCGGCAAGATCGAGTCCGCCGACGCCGTACTCAACCGGATCCGGGTGGTCGACAGCCTCCAGGAGCTCGCCGACCGCGACCTCGTGATCGAGGCGATCGTCGAGGACGAGAAGGCCAAGACGGACCTGTTCCGCCAGCTCGACGCCATCGTCACCAGCCCGGATGCGCTGCTCGCGTCGAACACGTCCTCGATCCCGATCATGAAGCTCGCGGTCGTGACCCAGCGCCCCAGCCACGTGCTCGGCATCCACTTCTTCAACCCGGTGCCGGTGCTCAAGCTCGTCGAGCTCGTGCCCTCGCTGATGACCGCGCCGGAGACCGTCGAGCGCGCCCGCACGTTCGTCGAGGGAGACCTCGGCAAGAACGCCATCGACTGCCAGGACCGCGCCGGCTTCGTCGTCAACGCCCTGCTGGTCCCGTTCATCCTCTCGGCCATCCGGATGCTCGAGTCCGGCTTCGCCACCGCCGAGGACATCGACCAGGGCTTCGTGCTCGGCGCCGCCCACCCGCAGGGCCCGCTCGCCCTGGCCGACCTGATCGGCCTCGACACCACCCGCGCGATCGCCGAGTCCCTCTACGAGGAGTTCAAGGAGCCGCTCTACACGGCCCCGCCGCTCCTCAACCGCATGGTCGAAGCGGGCCTGCTCGGCCGCAAGACCGGCCGCGGCTTCTACACGTACAACTGA
- a CDS encoding type IV toxin-antitoxin system AbiEi family antitoxin domain-containing protein: protein MPRHLDINHPGLQELLRREQNGVVSRQQLLDLGATDHDIARMLRRRELHAAQPGVYVDHTGRLTRAQREWVALFTCAPAALSHESAMPGSDPSVVHVCVDQRRTLARIAGVVVHRTSHLQNRVDWHSRPPRVQPEHATIDVIEARIRSGDVAGAYAAVTRACHTREVVPRMLRAALAERKHVTQRRMVVGMIDDVEQGANSVLERGYLQLVERAHGLPRSRRQRTSHATGKRTDQHVRYEEYGVIVEPDGRAFHDSPEARDVDARRDLAERAVSGAVTLRVTYGLVFNDACRTAAWIGQVLQRCGWQGEVQRCPQCA from the coding sequence ATGCCACGACACCTCGACATCAACCATCCCGGCCTGCAGGAACTGCTGAGGCGGGAACAGAACGGCGTCGTGTCGCGCCAGCAGCTGCTCGACCTCGGCGCAACCGACCACGACATCGCCCGCATGCTTCGTCGCCGCGAACTCCATGCCGCCCAGCCCGGCGTGTACGTCGACCACACCGGCCGCCTGACCCGGGCCCAGCGCGAGTGGGTGGCGCTGTTCACGTGTGCACCCGCGGCGCTGAGCCACGAGTCGGCCATGCCCGGCAGCGACCCGTCCGTGGTCCATGTCTGTGTTGACCAGCGCCGCACCCTCGCGCGGATCGCCGGCGTCGTCGTCCACCGCACCTCGCACCTCCAGAACCGGGTCGACTGGCACAGCCGACCGCCTCGGGTTCAGCCGGAGCACGCGACGATCGACGTCATCGAGGCCCGCATACGTTCCGGGGACGTGGCGGGCGCCTACGCCGCCGTGACCCGCGCCTGCCACACCCGCGAGGTGGTGCCGCGAATGCTCCGAGCCGCTCTGGCCGAACGCAAACACGTCACTCAGCGCCGGATGGTCGTCGGCATGATCGACGACGTCGAACAGGGCGCGAACTCCGTGCTCGAGCGCGGCTACCTCCAACTGGTCGAGCGCGCGCACGGCTTGCCGCGCTCCCGGCGTCAGCGAACGAGCCACGCAACCGGCAAGCGGACCGACCAGCACGTCCGCTACGAGGAGTACGGCGTCATCGTCGAACCCGACGGGCGCGCATTCCACGATTCACCGGAAGCCCGGGACGTCGATGCGCGGCGGGACCTCGCCGAACGTGCCGTCAGCGGTGCCGTGACGCTGCGGGTGACCTACGGGCTGGTGTTCAACGACGCGTGCCGTACGGCGGCGTGGATCGGCCAGGTCCTGCAGCGCTGCGGCTGGCAGGGCGAGGTCC